Proteins from one Scylla paramamosain isolate STU-SP2022 chromosome 3, ASM3559412v1, whole genome shotgun sequence genomic window:
- the LOC135093200 gene encoding protein obstructor-E-like isoform X2 gives MSDEKLIELVRGYEELYDMNNKKYTGNYVEEKIWKSIGEEFKKSGSHAFLPGSPDSRYTSPRPAGDSFSLTIVCPPKGMYHYAKVSTCDQYLKCVEGKLSHHNCPEERLFKRQTDRKHLLCDYPENFNCPNGLSSLPWGKEKTLHPSPDSCREFYVCVGGVPKRQLCPFGKVFSEKTSACTQPQNVSGCEDFYSWRGDRTTTRQQMRQKQLGATQDSLVHISYDLIKNQHVILLKQTLSKGET, from the exons ATGAGCGACGAAAAGTTGATAGAACTGGTCAGAGGCTACGAGGAGCTCTATGacatgaacaacaaaaaatacacaggCAACTACGTGGAAGAAAAGATATGGAAGTCCATTGGAGAGGAATTTAAAAAATCAG GTAGCCACGCCTTCCTCCCAGGATCTCCGGACAGCAGGTACACTTCTCCAAGGCCGGCAGGTGATTCCTTCA GCTTGACGATCGTATGTCCCCCGAAGGGTATGTACCACTACGCCAAAGTCAGTACCTGTGACCAGTACCTCAAGTGCGTAGAGGGAAAGCTTAGCCACCACAACTGCCCGGAAGAACGACTTTTCAAAAGGCAAACCGACAGGAAGCACCTCTTGTGTGATTATCCCGAGAACTTTAACTGTCCAA ATGGTCTGTCATCTCTTCcgtgggggaaggagaagacTTTGCATCCCTCACCGGACAGCTGCCGTGAGTTTTACGTTTGTGTTGGTGGAGTCCCGAAGCGCCAGCTGTGTCCCTTCGGCAAAGTGTTCAGCGAGAAGACCTCCGCCTGTACCCAGCCTCAGAACGTGTCAGGATG CGAAGACTTCTACAGTTGGAGAGGAGACAGGACAACCACGCGCCAGCAGATGAGGCAGAAGCAACTCGGTGCCACTCAAGATTCTCTTGTCCATATCAGTTACGACCTCATTAAAAATCAACATGTTATCTTATTGAAGCAAACCTTGTCAAAGGGAGAGACATAA
- the LOC135093200 gene encoding protein obstructor-E-like isoform X1 produces MSDEKLIELVRGYEELYDMNNKKYTGNYVEEKIWKSIGEEFKKSGSHAFLPGSPDSRYTSPRPAGDSFSLTIVCPPKGMYHYAKVSTCDQYLKCVEGKLSHHNCPEERLFKRQTDRKHLLCDYPENFNCPKSSRFSCPDGLSSLPWGKEKTLHPSPDSCREFYVCVGGVPKRQLCPFGKVFSEKTSACTQPQNVSGCEDFYSWRGDRTTTRQQMRQKQLGATQDSLVHISYDLIKNQHVILLKQTLSKGET; encoded by the exons ATGAGCGACGAAAAGTTGATAGAACTGGTCAGAGGCTACGAGGAGCTCTATGacatgaacaacaaaaaatacacaggCAACTACGTGGAAGAAAAGATATGGAAGTCCATTGGAGAGGAATTTAAAAAATCAG GTAGCCACGCCTTCCTCCCAGGATCTCCGGACAGCAGGTACACTTCTCCAAGGCCGGCAGGTGATTCCTTCA GCTTGACGATCGTATGTCCCCCGAAGGGTATGTACCACTACGCCAAAGTCAGTACCTGTGACCAGTACCTCAAGTGCGTAGAGGGAAAGCTTAGCCACCACAACTGCCCGGAAGAACGACTTTTCAAAAGGCAAACCGACAGGAAGCACCTCTTGTGTGATTATCCCGAGAACTTTAACTGTCCAA AATCTAGCCGGTTTTCCTGCCCAGATGGTCTGTCATCTCTTCcgtgggggaaggagaagacTTTGCATCCCTCACCGGACAGCTGCCGTGAGTTTTACGTTTGTGTTGGTGGAGTCCCGAAGCGCCAGCTGTGTCCCTTCGGCAAAGTGTTCAGCGAGAAGACCTCCGCCTGTACCCAGCCTCAGAACGTGTCAGGATG CGAAGACTTCTACAGTTGGAGAGGAGACAGGACAACCACGCGCCAGCAGATGAGGCAGAAGCAACTCGGTGCCACTCAAGATTCTCTTGTCCATATCAGTTACGACCTCATTAAAAATCAACATGTTATCTTATTGAAGCAAACCTTGTCAAAGGGAGAGACATAA
- the LOC135093200 gene encoding protein obstructor-E-like isoform X5 translates to MSDEKLIELVRGYEELYDMNNKKYTGNYVEEKIWKSIGEEFKKSGSHAFLPGSPDSRYTSPRPAGDSFSLTIVCPPKGMYHYAKVSTCDQYLKCVEGKLSHHNCPEERLFKRQTDRKHLLCDYPENFNCPKSSRFSCPDGLSSLPWGKEKTLHPSPDSCREFYVCVGGVPKRQLCPFGKVFSEKTSACTQPQNVSG, encoded by the exons ATGAGCGACGAAAAGTTGATAGAACTGGTCAGAGGCTACGAGGAGCTCTATGacatgaacaacaaaaaatacacaggCAACTACGTGGAAGAAAAGATATGGAAGTCCATTGGAGAGGAATTTAAAAAATCAG GTAGCCACGCCTTCCTCCCAGGATCTCCGGACAGCAGGTACACTTCTCCAAGGCCGGCAGGTGATTCCTTCA GCTTGACGATCGTATGTCCCCCGAAGGGTATGTACCACTACGCCAAAGTCAGTACCTGTGACCAGTACCTCAAGTGCGTAGAGGGAAAGCTTAGCCACCACAACTGCCCGGAAGAACGACTTTTCAAAAGGCAAACCGACAGGAAGCACCTCTTGTGTGATTATCCCGAGAACTTTAACTGTCCAA AATCTAGCCGGTTTTCCTGCCCAGATGGTCTGTCATCTCTTCcgtgggggaaggagaagacTTTGCATCCCTCACCGGACAGCTGCCGTGAGTTTTACGTTTGTGTTGGTGGAGTCCCGAAGCGCCAGCTGTGTCCCTTCGGCAAAGTGTTCAGCGAGAAGACCTCCGCCTGTACCCAGCCTCAGAACGTGTCAGGATG A
- the LOC135093200 gene encoding protein obstructor-E-like isoform X4, translating into MPRNPASVRRPLPAGVGSHAFLPGSPDSRYTSPRPAGDSFSLTIVCPPKGMYHYAKVSTCDQYLKCVEGKLSHHNCPEERLFKRQTDRKHLLCDYPENFNCPKSSRFSCPDGLSSLPWGKEKTLHPSPDSCREFYVCVGGVPKRQLCPFGKVFSEKTSACTQPQNVSGCEDFYSWRGDRTTTRQQMRQKQLGATQDSLVHISYDLIKNQHVILLKQTLSKGET; encoded by the exons ATGCCCCGAAACCCCGCAAGTGTGAGGCGCCCCTTGCCTGCCGGTGTGG GTAGCCACGCCTTCCTCCCAGGATCTCCGGACAGCAGGTACACTTCTCCAAGGCCGGCAGGTGATTCCTTCA GCTTGACGATCGTATGTCCCCCGAAGGGTATGTACCACTACGCCAAAGTCAGTACCTGTGACCAGTACCTCAAGTGCGTAGAGGGAAAGCTTAGCCACCACAACTGCCCGGAAGAACGACTTTTCAAAAGGCAAACCGACAGGAAGCACCTCTTGTGTGATTATCCCGAGAACTTTAACTGTCCAA AATCTAGCCGGTTTTCCTGCCCAGATGGTCTGTCATCTCTTCcgtgggggaaggagaagacTTTGCATCCCTCACCGGACAGCTGCCGTGAGTTTTACGTTTGTGTTGGTGGAGTCCCGAAGCGCCAGCTGTGTCCCTTCGGCAAAGTGTTCAGCGAGAAGACCTCCGCCTGTACCCAGCCTCAGAACGTGTCAGGATG CGAAGACTTCTACAGTTGGAGAGGAGACAGGACAACCACGCGCCAGCAGATGAGGCAGAAGCAACTCGGTGCCACTCAAGATTCTCTTGTCCATATCAGTTACGACCTCATTAAAAATCAACATGTTATCTTATTGAAGCAAACCTTGTCAAAGGGAGAGACATAA
- the LOC135093200 gene encoding protein obstructor-E-like isoform X3, whose protein sequence is MHRMTHLDLVLLWSLIRKQPSIMRMRLLFLVCFLYGSHAFLPGSPDSRYTSPRPAGDSFSLTIVCPPKGMYHYAKVSTCDQYLKCVEGKLSHHNCPEERLFKRQTDRKHLLCDYPENFNCPKSSRFSCPDGLSSLPWGKEKTLHPSPDSCREFYVCVGGVPKRQLCPFGKVFSEKTSACTQPQNVSGCEDFYSWRGDRTTTRQQMRQKQLGATQDSLVHISYDLIKNQHVILLKQTLSKGET, encoded by the exons ATGCACCGCATGACTCACCTGGATTTAGTTCTTCTGTGGAGCCTGATCAGGAAACAACCCTCCATAATGAGGATGCGCCTGCTCTTTCTGGTTTGCTTTTTATAcg GTAGCCACGCCTTCCTCCCAGGATCTCCGGACAGCAGGTACACTTCTCCAAGGCCGGCAGGTGATTCCTTCA GCTTGACGATCGTATGTCCCCCGAAGGGTATGTACCACTACGCCAAAGTCAGTACCTGTGACCAGTACCTCAAGTGCGTAGAGGGAAAGCTTAGCCACCACAACTGCCCGGAAGAACGACTTTTCAAAAGGCAAACCGACAGGAAGCACCTCTTGTGTGATTATCCCGAGAACTTTAACTGTCCAA AATCTAGCCGGTTTTCCTGCCCAGATGGTCTGTCATCTCTTCcgtgggggaaggagaagacTTTGCATCCCTCACCGGACAGCTGCCGTGAGTTTTACGTTTGTGTTGGTGGAGTCCCGAAGCGCCAGCTGTGTCCCTTCGGCAAAGTGTTCAGCGAGAAGACCTCCGCCTGTACCCAGCCTCAGAACGTGTCAGGATG CGAAGACTTCTACAGTTGGAGAGGAGACAGGACAACCACGCGCCAGCAGATGAGGCAGAAGCAACTCGGTGCCACTCAAGATTCTCTTGTCCATATCAGTTACGACCTCATTAAAAATCAACATGTTATCTTATTGAAGCAAACCTTGTCAAAGGGAGAGACATAA